The window TGGCATTAATCCCCTGGGACCTAACACTCTACCAAGTTTACCAACAGTACCCATCATATCTGGAGTTGCTATGGCAACGTCAAATTCTAACCATCCACCCTGTATTTTTTCAGTTAAATCTTCTGCACCAACATAATCTGCACCGGCTTTTTCTGCCTCAATTACTTTTTCGCCTTTAGCAAAAACTAAAACTCTTACTGTTTTACCTGTTCCATGTGGAAGTACGACAGTACCACGAACCTGCTGGTCAGCGTGACGTGGGTCAACTCCCAGTTTAATTGTTACCTCTACAGTTTCATCAAACTTTGCAGTAGCAGTCTTTTTAATTAATTCAAATGCTTCCTCTGGCTCATAAAATTTACCACTTTCAATTAATTTTGAAACGTCTTGATATTTTTTACCATGCTTTGGCATTTACATAACCTCCTTGTGGTATTAACGGATATAATCCTCCCACTTATTATAAATCGAATACAGAATCCAGACTTAAAAGCTTACACGATTTCAATTCCCATACTTCTAGCTGTTCCTTCAACCATTCTCATGGCTGCTTCGATACTTGCTGCATTTAAGTCCTTCATTTTAAGTTCAGCTATTTCTCTTACCTTGTCCTTAGGAACTTTAGCAACTTTGTTACGATTCGGTTCACCAGAACCTTTATCTATTCCTGCAGCTTTTTTCAAAAGTACAGCAGCAGGGGGAGTCTTTAAAATAAACGTAAAGGATCTATCTTCAAAAACTGTAAGTTCTATAGGAATAATTAAACCCATTTGGCTAGCCGTCTTTTCGTTAAAATCTTTACAAAAAGCCATTATATTAACACCATGCTGACCTAAAGCAGGACCAACGGGTGGTGCTGGATTAGCTTTACCTGCAGGGATTTGCAATTTCACAAGACCAATTACTTTCTTTGCCATTATGCCACACCTCCTTTAATGGAATAAATATTGTATCTATATAATCTACATTTTTACTACTTGACCAAAATCTAATTCAACAGGTGTCTCTCTGCCGAACATCGAAACATTAACCTTAAGCTTACCCTTGTGGGGATGAATTTCTTCAATAGTTCCTATGAAGTTTTCAAATGGACCACCTGTAACCCTGACACTTTCATGAAGCTTAAAGTCAACCTTAGGCTTTCTTTCTTCCACGCCCATATATTTGAATATTTTCCTTATTTCCTCTTCTTGAAGTGGAATTGGTTTTGTTCCAGACCCAACAAACCCAGTAACGCCAGGGGTATTCCTAACAACATACCAAGAGTCCTCTGTTATTTGCATTTCAACAAGAACATACCCAGGATATATTTTTTTAAGGGAGGTCTTCTTCTTGCCGTCCTTTATTTGAATTTCTTCTTCCACAGGTACTAAAACACGGTAGATTTTATCTCCCATATTCATAGAATCTACTCTTTTTTCAAGGTTTGCTTTCACCTTGTTCTCATAACCGGAGTAGGTATGTACAACATACCAACCCTTCTCCGGCATATTTTCCATTGCCATTGGGAAACAATCCCCCTTTTTTACATAAGAAAACTTGGCTTTCGCCAGTAGTCCTAGCATTGAGCTTTTTCAATGCATATGACGAACAGGACGTTTTAATGTCGGCTATGTAGAGGACACTACATTTTAGACGACTGCCGAACAGGCCGTTCCAATGTCGACTATGCAACAGGACGTTGCATTTTAGACAACAAGCACCAACCCGTTAGGGCGCCAAGTCTTTTGACGCATCGAAAGTTCTAAATATTGCCTTGTGACAATATTTATAAACTCCAGTTCTTTATAGTATAAAACTTAACACAAAAGAAAAAGCTGAATCTACTATCCATATTAGAACCGCTACCATAGCTACAGCTCCTAATACAACTGACGTATAAGTAACAATTTCCTTCTTGGTTGGCCAATGAACTTTCTTAAGTTCAGACCAAACGCCC of the Desulfitibacter sp. BRH_c19 genome contains:
- a CDS encoding 50S ribosomal protein L1, producing the protein MPKHGKKYQDVSKLIESGKFYEPEEAFELIKKTATAKFDETVEVTIKLGVDPRHADQQVRGTVVLPHGTGKTVRVLVFAKGEKVIEAEKAGADYVGAEDLTEKIQGGWLEFDVAIATPDMMGTVGKLGRVLGPRGLMPNPKAGTVTFDVGRAVQESKAGRIEYRVDKAGSIHAPLGKVSFDHNKLYENFDALVSALVKAKPAASKGQYLRQIYISATMGPGVPISPQKAVKK
- a CDS encoding 50S ribosomal protein L11 → MAKKVIGLVKLQIPAGKANPAPPVGPALGQHGVNIMAFCKDFNEKTASQMGLIIPIELTVFEDRSFTFILKTPPAAVLLKKAAGIDKGSGEPNRNKVAKVPKDKVREIAELKMKDLNAASIEAAMRMVEGTARSMGIEIV
- a CDS encoding antitermination protein NusG — protein: MENMPEKGWYVVHTYSGYENKVKANLEKRVDSMNMGDKIYRVLVPVEEEIQIKDGKKKTSLKKIYPGYVLVEMQITEDSWYVVRNTPGVTGFVGSGTKPIPLQEEEIRKIFKYMGVEERKPKVDFKLHESVRVTGGPFENFIGTIEEIHPHKGKLKVNVSMFGRETPVELDFGQVVKM
- a CDS encoding preprotein translocase subunit SecE, with product MKTAPKSQKKVKFTEKIVKFFKGVWSELKKVHWPTKKEIVTYTSVVLGAVAMVAVLIWIVDSAFSFVLSFIL